A stretch of Aythya fuligula isolate bAytFul2 chromosome 1, bAytFul2.pri, whole genome shotgun sequence DNA encodes these proteins:
- the FILIP1L gene encoding filamin A-interacting protein 1-like — translation MVVDEQQRLTEQLNQQSQKIQELTTSADQAHEKLALAEAKVQEEERRASRLEAELQAHSSKVSQDQEAMMAKLTNEDSQNRQLRLKLTALSRQIDELEETNKSLRKAEDELQDLRDKINKGEYGNSTLMSEVEELRKRLLEMEGKDEELIKMEDQCRELNKKLEKEATQSKNLKGEVDKLNKRIMELEKLEDAFNKSKQECYSLKCNLEREKMLTKQLSLELDGLKARVGELEAIESKLEKTEFTLKEDLTKLKTLTVMLVDERKTMGEKIKQTEEKLQAATSQLQVEQNKVMSVTEKLIEESKKAMKSKSDAEEKVSSVTKERDDLKNKLKAEEEKGSDLASKVNILRKRLQSLEAVEKEFLKNKLKETTKSSTSLQQENNKIKELSQEVERLKQKLKEMKAIEDDLMKTEDEYESLERRYVNERDRAKLLSEELEAVKMEVARYKLTEKAESNQEQRLFKKLREEEAKSSHLSREVDALKEKIHEYMATDDLICHLRGDHTVLQKKLTQQENKNRELAREMESLTKELEKYRRFSKTPRPSLNGRRISDLQLFSKEVQTDPADNEPPDYKTLMPLERAVINGQLYEDSDNEDKDNNEEEQPVSFKSNSSAGNAVNKKLWIPWMKSKDNHPQNGKIHTKQNGNCAQTGDLVLSHTPGQPLHIKVTPDHGQNTATLEITSPTAESPHSYTSTAVIPNCGTTKQRITIIQNASLTPVKSKAAEGYMSPEQAISPITMSAFARSQTPDSCGSLTPERTMSPLALPGSSSQEQMLSSEPLEMGAKHAVFRVSPDRQSSWQFQRSNSTGSSVITTEDNKIHIHLGSPYVQALASSKPVSPCTPVQDNRTPALANGIPSKPTNKITSSITITPTATPLPRQSQITITDAFRQSIPTRIPKPKPTSTTKLPVKIPTGHLNKPLQDSSSGKLHIVRTVSKTCLQSGGRRVHSNSLNGSTDNLWESSFHIGLSLRTAKS, via the coding sequence ATGGTGGTAGATGAACAACAAAGACTCACCGAGCAGTTGAATCAACAAAGTCAAAAAATTCAAGAGTTAACCACTTCTGCCGACCAAGCACATGAGAAACTCGCCCTTGCTGAAGCAAAAGTTCAAGAAGAAGAACggagagccagcaggctggaggCTGAGCTGCAAGCCCACAGCAGTAAGGTTTCCCAAGATCAAGAAGCAATGATGGCCAAACTAACCAATGAAGACAGCCAGAATCGTCAGCTCCGGCTAAAACTGACTGCTCTCAGCCGACAAATCGATGAGCTGGAGGAGACCAATAAATCTTTAAGGAAAGCAGAGGATGAACTGCAAGACCTAAGGGATAAGATAAATAAGGGAGAGTATGGGAACTCGACACTTATGTCCGAAGTGGAAGAATTACGGAAGCGACTGCTggagatggaaggaaaagacGAAGAGCTCATAAAAATGGAAGATCAGTGCAGAGAACTTaataaaaagttagaaaaagaaGCGACACAGAGCAAGAACCTTAAAGGGGAAGTTGACAAACTCAACAAAAGAATAATGGAGCTGGAGAAATTAGAGGATGCtttcaacaaaagcaaacaggaatgCTACTCCCTGAAATGCAacctagaaagagaaaaaatgttaacaaagcAGTTGTCCCTTGAGCTGGATGGCTTAAAAGCTAGAGTTGGAGAGCTTGAAGCAATCGAAAGCAAGCTAGAAAAAACTGAGTTCACACTTAAAGAAGATTTAACAAAGCTGAAGACTCTAACAGTGATGCTTGtggatgaaagaaaaactatgggtgaaaaaataaagcaaacagaagagaagctgCAAGCTGCAACTTCTCAGCTTCAGGTGGAACAAAATAAGGTGATGTCCGTTACAGAAAAACTCATTGAGGAAAGCAAAAAGGCAATGAAGTCAAAATCtgatgcagaggaaaaagtatCCAGtgtaacaaaagaaagagatgacttgaaaaacaaactgaaagcagaagaggagaaaggaagtgATCTTGCTTCCAAAGTAAATATTCTAAGAAAGAGACTTCAGTCACTGGAAGCTGTCGAAAaggaatttcttaaaaataagcttaAGGAGACTACTAAATCCAGCACTTCCTTGCAGCAGgagaacaacaaaatcaaagagCTTTCTCAAGAAGTTGAGAGGCTTAagcaaaagctgaaagaaatgaaggccATAGAAGATGATCTTATGAAAACTGAAGATGAATATGAGTCTCTAGAAAGAAGGTATGTCAATGAACGGGACAGAGCCAAGCTCCTGTctgaggagctggaggctgtcAAAATGGAAGTGGCTCGGTATAAATTGACGGAGAAGGCTGAGTCCAACCAAGAGCAGCGCCTTTTTAAGAAGCTCAGAGAAGAAGAAGCCAAATCAAGTCACCTTTCCAGAGAAGTAGAtgcactgaaagagaaaattcatgAGTACATGGCAACAGATGACCTGATCTGTCACCTCCGAGGTGATCATACAGTCTTACAGAAGAAACTCACccagcaggaaaataagaatAGGGAGTTGgcaagagaaatggaaagtctGACAAAAGAATTAGAGAAGTACAGACGCTTCAGTAAGACCCCCAGACCCAGTCTGAATGGAAGAAGAATCTCTGACTTGCAACTTTTTTCCAAGGAAGTCCAGACAGATCCCGCAGACAACGAGCCACCCGACTACAAAACCCTCATGCCTTTAGAGCGAGCGGTGATCAATGGACAGCTGTACGAAGACAGCGATAACGAGGACAAAGACAACAATGAGGAAGAACAACCGGTGTCTTTCAAAAGCAACTCATCCGCTGGGAATGCCGTGAACAAGAAGTTGTGGATCCCTTGGATGAAGTCCAAAGACAACCATCCTCAGAACGGAAAGATCcacacaaagcaaaatggaaactgTGCACAGACTGGAGACCTCGTGCTAAGCCATACCCCCGGCCAACCTCTTCACATAAAGGTAACTCCAGACCACGGGCAGAACACAGCCACACTCGAAATAACAAGTCCTACCGCTGAAAGTCCTCACTCCTACACAAGCACGGCCGTCATACCCAACTGCGGCACTACCAAGCAAAGAATAACCATAATCCAAAACGCCTCCTTAACGCCTGTAAaatcaaaagcagcagaaggttACATGAGCCCAGAGCAAGCCATTTCTCCCATTACCATGTCTGCTTTTGCAAGATCTCAGACTCCTGATTCCTGTGGTTCTCTAACTCCTGAAAGAACAATGTCCCCTTTGGCTTTACCAGGCTCAAGTTCTCAGGAACAAATGCTCTCCTCAGAGCCTTTGGAAATGGGAGCCAAGCACGCCGTTTTTAGAGTATCCCCAGACAGGCAGTCGTCATGGCAGTTTCAGAGATCTAACAGTACGGGATCAAGTGTAATAACTACTGAGGATAACAAAATCCACATCCACTTAGGAAGTCCTTACGTCCAAGCTCTCGCCAGCTCCAAGCCCGTCAGCCCTTGTACCCCGGTGCAAGATAACCGAACTCCAGCACTAGCTAACGGGATACCCAGTAAGCCCACCAATAAAATCACCAGCAGTATTACTATCACACCAACAGCCACTCCTCTCCCACGGCAATCACAAATTACA